The DNA region TCGTCGCGCGGCGGCGTCGCCGAGGTTCGCCGCCGCCCTCGTGCCCCTGCTGTCGGTGCCGCGCCCACGGGCCGCCGCGACAGGAAACACGGAAGAGCACGACAGCCGGGTCCCGCCCGCGCGGCACCGATGTCCACGATCCAGACAGGAAGTTCGATTCATGAGTCCATACGAGACAGACGATCCAGTTCGGCGGGCCCGCGCGTACCTCCTCCGCGTCGCCGAGCCGCCCGCGCCGACGGTGGTCGCCTTCGTCGAGGTCCACGGCCCGGTCGAGGCGGCAGAGCGTCTCCGCTCCGGCGAGGCGCCCAATCCAGTGTTGGACGCGACGTCTGGCCGGTGCGACGCGGAGTGGATCGACCACGATTTCGCCGTCGCGGCCGCGGTTGATGCCAGGCTGGTGACACCCGAGGATGCGGAGTGGCCCGCCGCGATGGCGCTCTCGCTGCACAACGGCGGCGCTCGTGGCCTGGAATGGGCTGCGGCGCCCTTGGCGTTGTGGGTCCGCGGTCCAGCCGACCTCGGATCCGCGCTGCAGCGGGCGGTTTCGGTGACCGGCGCGCGGGCGGCGACCGGGTACGGCGAACACGTCGCCGCCGACTTTGGCTACGGACTCGCCGATGCCGGAGTGACTGTCGTTTCCGGCGCGGCACACGGCGCGGATGGCGCAGCACTTCGCGGCGCGTTGACCGCGGAGGGCACCACAATCGCCGTGCTCGCCTGCGGAGTCGATGTCCGGTACCCCGCCGCCCACGGCAGGCTGCTCGACCGGATTGCCGAAACCGGCGCGGTGGTCAGCGAGTATCCGCAGGGGACGCAGCCGGCCAAGAACCGGATTCGGGCCCGAAGCAGGTTGCTCGCCACCAGCACCGTCACCGTGATCACCGAGGCGGGGATTCGCAGCGGCGCCCGCAATGTCGCACTCAGTGCCAAGGCTCTCGGGAACACTGTGCTGGCGGTTCCTGGTCCGATCACGTCGGCTATGTCGAAGGGGTGCCACGAACTGCTGCGTGACGGGACAGCCACGGTCGTGGACTCAGCGAACCACGTCCTGAGCCGCCTCTAGAGCGCGCCGGTCCAGCCGCACCAGACGTCGGATCGGCTCGCTTCGGGCCGATCCGACAGGTCTCTAGCCAGCCATGGTGGCGATGCCGTCCAGCAGCGTCCACAGAGTGTCGCGTGCGCCCCACTCGGGGTCGACAACGGTGAGCTGCACCGCGGCGCACACGGCATCGATCGCGGCGTTGGAGCACTCCTTGTAGCAGAACTCCAGTTCACCGGTCGGGCGATGGCCGCCCAACGCGGTGTAGGACTTGCCCGAGCGAGTGGTGACGGTGATCGCGCCGGAGTCGTAGAGCCGTCGTCGGCGGCCGACGTTTGTTGCGCTGACCAGCATCCCGGCCTCCGTCGCGGCCGTCGCGATGGCGCCGGCCAGGTCGTCGGCGGCGAAGCCGCTCACACCGGCACGTTGGCACCAGGTAGCGCCGTCGTAGCCGGGGCGCGGCCCCCACCCTGGCTGGGAGCAGTCGGTCAGGTACCCGATCCGGTTGAGCTTGGCGAGAACCGGGACCAGTGGCGCGGTCTCCTCGTCCGGGCCGCAGCCGGGAGCGTAACCGGGCTGAGAGTCAAGCTGTCCTTCCAGCCACAACGCGGTCAGCTCCCCGAGCTCGCGCAAGGTGGAGGCCGTCTGCCAGCGCTGCCGTGCGGCTCGGGGCATCCGCGTCGGCCGGAAGATCGACGACAAGTTCATCGCTCTGCTCCCTC from Alloactinosynnema sp. L-07 includes:
- a CDS encoding DNA processing protein DprA translates to MSPYETDDPVRRARAYLLRVAEPPAPTVVAFVEVHGPVEAAERLRSGEAPNPVLDATSGRCDAEWIDHDFAVAAAVDARLVTPEDAEWPAAMALSLHNGGARGLEWAAAPLALWVRGPADLGSALQRAVSVTGARAATGYGEHVAADFGYGLADAGVTVVSGAAHGADGAALRGALTAEGTTIAVLACGVDVRYPAAHGRLLDRIAETGAVVSEYPQGTQPAKNRIRARSRLLATSTVTVITEAGIRSGARNVALSAKALGNTVLAVPGPITSAMSKGCHELLRDGTATVVDSANHVLSRL